The genomic DNA TTGATGTGGCAGGGAAGACGGCGAGGTACCCATGCGGCGCTGTGCGATGCGGGCGGGGAGGATGGGCTGCTCCTTGGGGAGCAGCTCGTCGATGAGGAAACCCAGGGAGAGCGCAATGAGAGCCTCTGTCTCCCGCTATCGCTCCTCGGCGGAGAGGCGGCGTAGCCACCGCACTCGCTACGAGGGCGCGTTGCTGAGGTAGGCTGTGAGCGCGGCGGTCCGAGCATCGCCGGTTGGAGGCAGAGggaaagggaggaggaagagagagagaggagaggagggagaggagagagggagaagagagccACATGGCACGTGGTCCCACCGCCACATGTTacctgacatgtgggacccacacCACGCTAAAACCACTGCTAAAACGAACGAGGGACTTGATTTGCACAGTATTGCATAGTTCAGGGTGCCAAACATCCAGTTTTGAGATTGGAGGACTAAAGTCGGACTTCGTCAATAGTTGAGGACGTCAAAAGGACTTGTTTTTTTCTTAAGGCCGAAAAGTCACAGAAAGGGCTAGCATGTAGAAAGCCCAGCCCACATGAGAAAGCAGGCCTCTTTGCCGTTAGCTCATGCACAGCCCATCCATCATGCTGCCGAGTGCCAACAGTGAAACTGCTGTCGAACTCCGGAAGCTGAGGAAGATAGTGGGGCATGGCCATGGCGTGACCGCGTGAATGCGTAACAAAGCAGAGTTGCCCCGGATTTGGCTAACGGAACACGGGCGGATCTGCATAGTGGCAAGTGGCGTAATGAGTTTACCAAAGACCTGCAAAACAAGTGCAGTGCTGTACTCCCCCTTGCCACTCATCGGTGCAGCGTACAGAAATGAAAGAGAATCCTGTGTGTGCTGAGGCAACACCTGAGAAGGCTCCATGATTTTTGCTTCTTGTCCTTTCTAGCACAAAGGATACGCATCCATCGGCCAGCAAATCCCCGTCTGTGCATGAGTGCATCAATAAATGTCCTTATATGAAACAAAAATGAGAGAGAATCCTCCGCGCAAGATTTTCGCATCCCGACACGGCTACAAAAGCCCATCCAAAAGGCAAAGCGGCAACTCCACCAAACCGTCCCACTCCCCGTCCCAGTTGCCGCAAGCAGCGATGGCGGCGAGCCTCGTCTccatccccgtccccgtccgcttcatcctcctcctcctcgccatggCCGGCacccgcgcggcgccggcctccgAGACCGTGAAGCAGATCTGCGCGGAGGCGACGTCGGGCGGTGCCCACGCGGACCTGGAGCCCTTCTGCGTGGCATCGCTGCAGGCGGCGCCCGGCAGCGACGGCGCCGACGCGCGCGGGCTGGCCGCGATCGCCACCAACCTGACGCTGGCCAACTACACGGCGGCCGTGGCCACCATCAAGGAGCTCCAGCGGCGGGGGGGCTGGTCGGCGGCGCAGCGGGGCGCGCTGGCCACGTGCCGGCAGCGCTACATCGAGGCGCTCAACGTCGTGCACAGCGCCGTCCACGCGCTGGCCGCCGGGAGGTTCCGGGACTACGCGGCGGACATGGGGGTCGTCGGGAAGGCAGCCACCGACTGCGAGGACGCGTTCGGCG from Setaria italica strain Yugu1 chromosome VII, Setaria_italica_v2.0, whole genome shotgun sequence includes the following:
- the LOC101767388 gene encoding uncharacterized protein LOC101767388 is translated as MAASLVSIPVPVRFILLLLAMAGTRAAPASETVKQICAEATSGGAHADLEPFCVASLQAAPGSDGADARGLAAIATNLTLANYTAAVATIKELQRRGGWSAAQRGALATCRQRYIEALNVVHSAVHALAAGRFRDYAADMGVVGKAATDCEDAFGAANAGGGPSPLRKVDQDAVNLTTVAALIVRSLK